A window of the Citrus sinensis cultivar Valencia sweet orange chromosome 9, DVS_A1.0, whole genome shotgun sequence genome harbors these coding sequences:
- the LOC102620480 gene encoding calcium-binding protein PBP1, translating into MATLLFDHDFEDYFPSMIKRLGAEGFISELCYGFQRLMDGEKGLITFESLKRNSLLLGLNDMMDDEIVCMLSEGDLDGDGALSQFEFCILMVRLSPGLMEGSPQSMEGSPESMVEDLYM; encoded by the coding sequence ATGGCGACTTTATTATTTGATCATGATTTTGAAGACTATTTTCCATCCATGATCAAGAGACTTGGAGCAGAAGGGTTTATCTCTGAGCTATGCTACGGGTTTCAGCGGTTAATGGATGGCGAAAAGGGGTTGATAACGTTTGAGAGCTTGAAGAGAAATAGCTTGCTTCTTGGTTTAAATGATAtgatggatgatgaaattgtgtGCATGCTGAGTGAAGGTGATTTGGATGGAGATGGTGCTCTTAGTCAATTCGAGTTTTGCATTCTCATGGTTAGGTTGAGTCCTGGCTTGATGGAAGGATCCCCACAGTCGATGGAAGGATCCCCAGAGTCAATGGTCGAAGATTTATATATGTAA